TTGCCTAGAGTAAAACTTACTCTTCCTTGGTCTCGACCTTGGGCACCACGTCCGGCCGCTCCTTGCCTTCCCAGCCGGGTGGACGCTTGGAGTTGTACCACGCGATCGAGCCCAGCGTCACCGCCGCGATAAACCCGACGACATACACTGCCGTAAAGGACACCGGAAAATGAGATGCAGTTTCCGCCACTGCCAAAATTAAGTTCATAAATCCGTAACTCCTAAATAAACCTGCGTTTTAGGGACTTTTCAACCTTATACAAGCTTAAAGGCGCCCGGACAACCTGCCATCTCCCCTAGCGTGGATTTAAAACCTCACTCGGAAGGGGGAGCAGGCTCTTCGAGACCTGCTTCGGGCGGTGGCGGTGCCTCTTCTACAACTGGCTCCGGCGGTGGAGGAGGAGCCTCCTCAACGTAGCTCGGTTCCTCGTAGCTGCTCGGCTCTTCGTACACTGGCTCCTCAGCGGGCGGTGCTGGTTCGGGAGCCGGCTCTTCATAGTAGCTCTCGTCACTGCCACCGCTGCTGTAGCCACTTTCATAGCCGCTGTCGTAGTAGCGCTCCTCTGAAGACGAGTAAGAGTCGCTACTGCTCTGGCTGTCAGACTCTGCGGGAGCGCTGCTGTAGTAAGCGCGCTTTGGCTGGACTGGCTTCGCTTTGATGCTGCCTTTGCGCCCATCGAGCGTCGGCAAATCTGGAAACTCCTCCGCTGCCATACCCTTGACAACATTGGCCATAAACTCTCGCCACACGTAGGCGGCTGTGCCGCTGCTGCCCCACGTAGGATAGTTGTCGTCGTTACCAAGCCACACACCGGCGACCACTTGGGGAATGTAGCCGACAAACCAGAGATCGCGCGCCTCCTCAGAGGTGCCGGTTTTACCGGCCACGGGACGACCGAGCTGAGCAGGTTTGCCAGTTCCGCTCTGGACGACCCCTTCCAGCATCCACGTCATGATGGCGGCGCTGCCCTTGTCGACGACCTGTTTGGCGGAGAATTTTGCGTCGTAGATGACCTCGCCCCGTCGATTGATAATCCGGCGAATGGCGTGGGGGTCGACGTGTTTACCCTGAGCTGCCAGAGTGCCGTAGGCGCTTGTGAGTTCCAGCAGGTTCACTTCTGAGGCGCCGAGGGCGAGGGAGTAGGTCGGGTTGAGTTTTGATTTTACTCCCATGTCCTTGGCCATCTTGATCGTGGGCTCAAAGCCCACATCTACGATGGTTCGGACGGCGATGACGTTGACGGAATTGATCAAGGCGTCCCGCATCGACATCCAGCCGGTGTACTTGCGGCTGTAGTTCTTGGGGCTGTAGCCGTCGACGGTGTAAGGAGCATCTAGATAGCCGTCGTAGGGCGAAAAACCAGCGGCGATCGCGGCAGTGTAAACAAAGGTTTTGAAGGTCGAGCCTGGCTGCCGCTGGGCCTGCGTGGCGCGATTGAACTGGCTCTTGGTGAAGTCGCTCCCGCCCACAATGGCTTTGACTTCTCCATTGCGCGGATCGATGGCCACCAGAGCTGCCTGCTCGAATCCTTGGGCGGGTCCATCTAGCTCGATGGCGTCTTTGATGGCGGCCTGAGCAAACTTCTGCCACTGGAGGTTCATGGTGGTTTCCACCGTCAAGCCGCTGGCTTCTAGGACCTCAGGCGACACATACTTTGGCAGCTCTTTCTGCACATAGGACGTGAAGTAAGGCGTTTCGCTGTAAAGCCGCTTGGGGGCGCCAGGGGTGAGCTTGAGGGGAGATGCCTTGGCGTCGGCTGCCTCTTGAGCTGAAATAAAGCCTGCTTCGACCATGCGAGCAAGGACGATGTCTCGCCGCGCTTGGGCAGTCTCGGGGTCGATTAGGGGAGAATAGGCGCTCGGGGCGGGGGGCAAACCGGCGATCGTGGCGATTTCCCCAAGGGTGAGCTTATCCACGGACTTGCTGAAGTAGGCCCACGCGGCGTCGCTCACGCCGTAGGCTCCAGAACCCAGGTAGACCAGGTCGAGATAGCGCTCAAGAATCTGCTTTTTGCTGAGTTCGCGCTCGATCTTCTGGGCGAGACGGGCCTCGCGGAGTTTGCGGGTGAGACTGCGCTCCTGGTTGAGGAAGACGATGCGAGCGAGCTGCTGCGTAATGGTGCTACCCCCCTCAACAACGCCTCCCGCAAAAAGATTGGTGAGCGTCGCGCGCGCAATCGAGGGATAGTCAACGCCACCGTGTTGATAAAAGCGGCGATCCTCGGCGGCAACAAAGGCTTCGAGAACCAGGGGCGGCACTTTGTCGATATTGAGGCGATCGCGTGTCGCCGGGCCTATCTGCTGCAAAATCGTGCCGTCTGACGCTTTGAGCGTGAGCGTTCCGTCGCGCACAAAGGTGGCGATCTCTGCTGTGTCCGGCAATCCGCGGTCTAGCGCGCGCACGCCTAGCCCGAAAGCCACGAGCATTCCGCTGCTCAATCCGACCGCGCCAACGCCCAGCCACAGCAAGGGCCGTCGGCGGGGCGACCACTGAGATGCCCGGTTGAGCCATTTCGGCGATGTTTCTGTCCCGAGCCCCAGACGCTGCCGCAGTCGACTGGAGGTGTTCCGAAGCGGTTTTAGAACCCCGGCGAGACCTGTTCGCTGCCCTTTCGATGCTCGCCGCGATCGCCCCTTCTTAGGAGCATTGGAAGATGTCTTTGCCGACTCTACCGGATCTTGCTTCGGAGTGTAATTTGCCACGTTATGCCCTCACTCACACCACCAGAGTTCCTAGCAACAAGCCCCTCGCCCATCAAGAATGGGAGTCGGGGCCACACTGTCTGTAGGCTATGTGCTGGTTCACCAAAAGGGGTAGGCACGCCACTGCCTTCCCAATTTGCTCTCAATTTTAGGTCCAAGCTGTCTGGCTGACATCCGCATTCTCGATGGACTTCGAAGTTGCCATTATTAAAATCAAGGCCCAGAAAGGAAGACTGGCTTGCTTTCTGGGCCTTGAAGGCTGAGAGATCTCTAGCTAGCGCGAAAGACCCAAAAGGATTGATTTGGGGCAGATTCTAGGCAAGCGCTCGGCCCATAGCCAAAGCTGCCACCAGCATTCCCAAAACCAAAAAAGGCTGAGCACTGGCCTGGTATTTCACGTCGTTCTTGAGGGGATCACGGAGGAAATACATATCCTGGAACGTGATCTGGGGGATGACCAGCAGTAGCAAAATCGCGGCGTAGAGATTTTGTTGGATGCTGATCAAGTAGCCTGCAATGCCTGCTTGGAACAGGTCAATCATCAGGACGCAGATCCAGGCGGCGCTCTGAATCCCAAACATGACCGGTAGCGACTTGAGACCGAGCTGGCGATCGCCTTCCACGCTCTTGAAGTCATTGACCACGGCAATACCCAGACCCGCCAAGCTGTAGAACAGCGTCACCACAACAATGGTCGGCGTCAGCTCTCCAAACAGAGCCTGACCCGCCCACCAGGGCAGCGCAATGTAGCTTGCTCCCAGAGCATAGTTCCCCATCCAGCCATTTTGCTTCAGCTTGAGTGGAGGCGCTGAGTAGATGTAGGCCAAGAAAGTCCCCAAAAGCGCCACCGCCGTTACGTGGGGGAAGCTGTGGCCTGCCCACAGGTCCAGGGCGTAGGCCACGCCGATCCCCGAAAAGAGCAGCACCAAAATCTGTGCAACCACCTGAGGCACCGAAATCGCTCCGGAGGGGATGGGGCGATAGGGCTCGTTGATCGCGTCGATTTCGCGATCGTAGAAATCGTTGAGGGTCTGGGTGTAGCCGGTCAGCAGCGGACCCGACAGCAGCATACAGGCAGCCGCCACCAAGACATTCTCCAGGTTCCAGGTGAAATGTCCCGAAGAGGCTGCGCCGCACACCACGCCCCAGATCAGCGGGATCCAGGTGATGGGCTTCATCAGCTGAAGACGGATCTTCCAAATGGAGGTTTCACCCGCTTCTGCGCCCTTCATGCCCAGCAGTTGGCGGGCTTTGGCGGTCCGGTTGCCGTTGGTAGACAAATCACCCGCCGCTTCCTGGGCGGGGGGCTCTAGCGTCTCAACTTTTTCGGGAGAGTAGTCAGGCGTTGGATCTGACATGGCACTTCCTGTGTGGCTAAAAGGCGGATGAAAGAAAAAACTGAAATCAGCAGAAATCGGCAGGTCAAGACACCCCTTGAAGGTCTTGATCACCGGGGCTTGGCGACGCCCTCTAGGCTGGGAGCGATCGCGCAGTTCCTGCCCCAAACGTCTCCAGCAATCGCTTAAAAACTGATCGTCAAGTAGCCGTTTTGGAACTTGGCGCCGGTCACTTGGCGACCGCTTAGGGCCGGAGGAAGCGCAACATTGCGCCGCTGATCGCCTGCCTCAATGGTCACCTCGGGGCCGTACTGGGTCAGCTTGACCTGTTTCTTGTCAAATCCTGGCAAGAAGAGATGAACTTTGCGCTCTGCCACGTCAATGGTGACAGGACGGGGCGCCTGAGCCGCTTGGCCAAAGTCGGGCATCGCTGCCATCAGCCCGTCCCAGTTGCCGTCGGCGCGGGCGGGAAGCGAGGCCACCGGTAGGGGAGAGAAGGTCTGACCCACGAGCTCAGCGATCGACGCTCCGGGATCGTAGGCCTCAAAGAGCTTTTCGAAGGCCGGGGCAAACTGGGCGGCGATCGAGTCAGCAATCACAGACTCATTGATCAAGATGCCGCCGACGGTCAGGCCGATTTGCTGGGCGCTGCCCCATAGATAACGGGCTGTGGCGATCGCCGCAGGATCTCCCGTTGTCACCAGGTAAGCCGCCACCCGAGTGGGATTGGCGATCGCCTCAATTCCCTCATTCAAAATATTGTTGGCCTGCTGGGTCGGCTGGGCAAACGTGTCGCCAAGGAGATTCACATTCAAAATGGCGCTAGACACCGGCTGAATGAACGGCGAGAGCGCTCGACCCACATCGGAGTCCGCAAAAACCTGACGGAACCGCCGAATGTACCAGCTCGCCATCTCAGGCATGCCAAACATTCGCAGCGTGGTTTGATCGCCGGGGCCATCATAAATGATGACGTCGTAGCGATCGCTCGCGTCGTACTCTCGCAGCGCGTTCAGAGCAAGGGCGCTGTCCATGCCCGGCAACACCCCCAGCTCCTGGCCATAGACGGCCTTGAGAACCGGAGTTCGCAAGTACTGGGCCTCAATGCCCTTCACCTCATCCCAGCTTCGCTCCAGCATGGTCGCCGTCTGAAGCTGGACCACCTGCAGATTGGGCGCAATCTCTTGAGGATCGCAGCCCAGCTCCACATTCAACAGCAGCCCGAGGCTCGGTCCCGGATCTTGATTGACCAAAAGGACTCGTCGCCCCTGACTGGATAGGCGCTTGGCAGCAGCGATCGCCACCGTCGTTCGGCCAGTACCGCCTTTGCCCAAAAACGTCAAAATCAAGGCCATTGGCAGTCCTTTAACTCCCTAACTCACGTCGTTTTGAGTGGTCTCAATGAGCCTGACAAGCTCACACTGTCTCGCTTTCATAGTAGCGAGAGCCCAAGAAACGTGGGGTCAGGCGCTGCTGCCATACCCAGAAACGCCAGCGATGGTTGCCCATCTGTTATGAACCTGGCAAATGACCCTAGCGAGCAGCTTCGAGCTCGTCTTCAAAAAACCAGGTGGCAAACTTGTCTTCAAACTGAACGACAACGCCAACGCCGCTACCATCAACCATCTTGTACTCGCGGATCACCCCCGTTTTGCCAAGGCGGCCAATGACTTCTTGGGGCGCTCGGTCGCGCAGCCGACGTACTCGCACTTTCTGCCCGATTTCCATTACCAGTCCGTTCTTGAATTAAATAAATAGGATGTAAACCACTCCACAGTTTATCAGGCTGATGCACAGCATTTGGCGCTTCGCTGCGGTGAGTTTGCCGAGGGCCGAATCAACGGTGCAAAACCACCGCGATCCCGCGCTACAGTGGATGCTGGAAATCGGGAACAGTCTATGTTGGCGAAGAGAATTCTGCCCTGTTTGGATGTAAAAGCGGGTCGCGTTGTCAAAGGGGTCAACTTTGTCGACCTCAAGGACGCGGGTGATCCGGTAGAGCTAGCCCAGGTCTACAACGAAGCAGGGGCAGATGAGCTGGTGTTTCTCGATATCACCGCCACTCATGAAGACCGCGACATTATTTTGGATGTTGTGTACCGCACCGCCGAGCAAGTGTTTATCCCGCTAACCGTGGGGGGCGGCATCCAAAACTTAGAAACAATTAAAAATTTGTTAAGAGCCGGGGCAGACAAAGTTAGCATTAACTCTTCTGCTGTCCGGGATCCAGACTTTATTAACCGGGCCAGCGATCGCTTTGGTAACCAGTGCATTGTGGTGGCCATTGACGCCCGCCGTCGCCCCGACCCCACTAACCCCGGCTGGGATGTCTACGTCCGGGGCGGCCGCGAAAACACGGGCCTCGATGCCCTCGCGTGGGCCAAGGAAGTCGCCCAGCGCGGTGCGGGAGAGCTGCTGGTGACCAGCATGGACGCAGACGGGACCCAGGCGGGCTATGACCTTGCCCTGACGCGGGCGATCGCCGAACAGGTGGAAATCCCCGTGATCGCCTCTGGTGGAGCGGGCAACTGCGACCACATCCAAGAAGCCCTCACAGAGGGCAAAGCAGAGGCCGCGCTTCTAGCGTCTTTGCTGCACTATGGTCAACTGACTGTCGAACAAATTAAAAAACACTTAGCAAAAAACAATATTCCGGTCCGTTATCCCTAGAATAGAGGCCTAGCCCTGAAACCCGTAGGTCGTGCATAAACCTAAAATCTCTGTCTGACTGGCTTTTGGCCTTGCTCCAAAGTCCTGACAAAGCGACCTACGCCCCATACAGCTCAATCCACCTTTTCAGAGACTTGCTCCTGACCGCGCCCTCGCTCTGACTGCGACTAAGCCCAGACACCATCTGGGTTTGGCTGGTACGCAGCTTTTCCACCGCAAGCAGTCTCTAGCAAAAACTGCTGCCCTAGGGAGGGACTGAGCGCCCCTTTATCTTGCTGTCGGCGCCTGTTGGGCGCCCAATTCATAGACCTGATCTCGCTCCAGACCAAACTGGAGCCAAGGAGTTTACGTAACTTAATATCTGTTACAATACGTAAACATCGGCGATACGTTTCTCTAACTTCTAAAAAATGATTCTTATATTAATCATCGTTATAGCGTTAGTCGCCTGGGCGCTTCACCTCATGGAAGAGGCAATGGAGCACCGAGAATTTTCTTTGATGCTCGCCGGTTTCCTGGTGGCCTCCTCTGCGGCTGCCTTGGTGGGTGTGTACTTCCTGATGGGAGGCTATGTCGGGTATTTGACCCAGACCGCTCAGCACCTGGAGGGACAGCACTACGCGTCGCAGTCGTGGCTTGTACAAGTCTGCGAATCTGCCAAATGCTCTGAGTCTCCGACAGTCACCTACATTGAGCTCAGCCAGCTACTTCAGCCCTAGGATCTAGAAAGGCCCTGCCTCAAAAGTGTGTCTGGCGATCGCGTTTTGCCTGAGCCCAAGGGGTCGATTTCGCTTCGTCCCGACCCGTCCCTCAGAGGCGATCGCAGCCTGTACCCGCCAAGCTTTTTCAGAATCTCTAAAATCTTCAAGGTTTCTTGGATTTTTTCTTCTTTTAACTTGCCATAAGTTGTCTAAATTCTGAATTTTTTCTAAAGATCTTTCTAAAGATCAAACGGCTTTCTCAAAAATTAAGTTTTCCAGGCGACATCGCTGGCAGAAAATCTACTGCAAACAGCTTTGAGCGCTCAAATTCTAATGACAACTAGACGCAAAGGGGCTCGAAAGTCCGAAATTCTCTGTTGAGGAGAGCGGAGCAACTTGATAAGGTAGTAGACCGCGGAGCGATCGGATTTTGACAAGGGCGTGAGAAGCTTGCGAGTAAAAGTGCTCAGCAAATTTGTCCGATCGCTAAAGATTCGTTGTAATGCAGCCCTAGCGTCCCCAGTCAACAAGAATTGCTGCTTGAATTGAGGGTGTGAATAAGAAACTGCGCGATCGCCCCTAGATTGGCGGGTCCGGCCTCGAAGTCAATGAAGGAGTTTGCTGTATTGTATGGAGAATGCTATTCCAGAGATTGAGCACATTAGTCGTCAAATAATGAACCTGGAACGCCCCAAAAAGCCCAAGATGTTGGTGGTTGATGATGAGCCAGACAACCTTGATCTGCTCTATCGGACGTTTCGTCGAGATTTCCAAGTTTTGCGGGCTGAAAGTGGTATCCAGGCCTTAGAAATTTTGGAAACAGAAGGGGAAGTCGCAGTCATCATTTCCGACCAGCGAATGCCGGAAATGAAGGGCACAGAGTTTCTGAGCAAAACGGTGCCGCAGTTTCCCAACACGATGCGCATTATTTTGACGGGCTTCACCGATGTTGAAGACCTGGTGGAGGCGATCAACTCTGGCCAAGTTTACAAGTACATTACGAAGCCCTGGGACCCCAACGAGCTGAAGGCTGTGGTCCAAAGAGCGGCGGAGACCTACGAACTGCTCAATCAGCGGACGGATGAGCTGCGCCGCGCCCATGCTCAGATGGCTCTGCTGTCCACGATCGTGCAGGTGGCCAAGGATGCTGCGACCCTGCAAGATGCCCTACAGCCGATCGCTGAGGCCTTTTGTCAGAATTTTGCGGCAGATACCTGTGTGTTGCGCCTTGTGGAAAACGGCCAGCTCCAGGCAGCGCAAGGAGCCTTCGGCGCCGATCTGGCGGCGGAGTGGCTGGCTCAAGATCCGTTGATTCAAGAGGCGCTCTCGAGCGGCGTTGTCCAGGGATCGGTCAACATTCCGACGGATGGTGCTTTGGCGAATGTGCCCCACTATCAGTCTGCGGGTATTCAGGCCCATTTGGTGGTGCCGATCGCCTACCGGTCTCAGATCTTGGGCGTACTCTCGCTCCAGTGGCGGCAGCCTTGCCAGCTACGAGAAGATGAGCTGGCGCTCATTCATTTGTCTGCGCAGCAGGTGGCTTTGGCTTTGGCTTGCACGCTGTAGGATTGTGAGTGACGGTGTTGCCCAGATTGCCATGATTCCTCTCGATGTGGCCCAAGAGCCTGCTGCTGAACCCAGGCGTGGTACCCATGAGTCTGCTGAGCGCGTGCAGACGATTTTTGACCGTATTGCGCCGGTGTATGACCAGTTCAACGATTGGTTGAGCCTGGGGCTTCATCGAGTTTGGAAGCGGATGGCGGTGAAGTGGAGCGGCGCTCAGGTGGGCGATCGCTGCCTAGATATTTGCTGCGGAAGCGGAGACCTAGCGCTGCTGTTGGCGCAGCGAGTGGGCCGGTCGGGCTCGGTGGTGGGCCTGGATTTTTCGGCGTCTCAGCTGGCGATCGCCCAGGAGCGATCCCGCGTAGCTGGGGACCAGAGCGCTCCGGTAGAGTGGGTCCAGGGAGACGCGCTTGATTTGCCGTTTCCGGCAGAGCACTTTGACGCGGTGACCATGAGCTACGGCCTGCGGAACGTGGTGGATATTGCCCAGGCTCTGGCTGAGGTGCATCGGGTGCTCAAGCCAGGGGCGATCGCGGCGATTTTGGATTTTCACCGTCCAGAGCCTGGGCCCTTGCAAGCGTTTCAGGATTGGTATCTAGAGACTATCGTGGTCTCGACAGCCCAGCGCTTTGGCATGACCGATGAGTATGCCTACATCAGCCCCAGCCTGGCGCAGTTTCCGACCGGACAGGAGCAAAAGGCGATCGCCCTACAAGCAGGCTTTGCCCAAGCAACGCACTATCCCATCGCTGGTGGCATGATGGGAGTATTGGTTGTGCAAAAATCCAGCCCTTAAAGCGCAGTCCGCTACTGGATCTTCCCTTGGATCTCTCCACGTTTCTACTGATTGTGGCGCCGCCTGTGACGGGAGGCATCATTGGCTATTTCACCAATGATTTGGCGATCAAGATGCTCTTTCGCCCCTACCGTCCGCTGTACATTGGCGGTCGCAAGCTGCCCTTTACACCCGGCCTGATCCCGAGCAATCAGGAGCGGCTGGCCCAGCGAATCGCAGACACGATTATGGGGTCTCTGCTGACGCCGGCGGAGCTAGAAAACCTGGCGCGGCGGCTGCTGCAAACTGAGCGCGTGGAAGGGGCGATTTCGTGGCTGCTGCGCTCGGCGCTCAATCAAATTCGCTCCGATCAAGAGCAGAAAACGGCGAAAATTCTCAGCAATGTGCTGCGAGATCTGTTTAGCGAGTCGCTGCCGCGGATGCTGCGCGTGCTGGCCCGGCGTGAGGACTTCTTGGAGGTCCAGCTCAACCAAATTTTTGATCAGGTGCTGCTCGACTTGCAGCTCAACGCGGCCCAGGCGACGCAGCTGGCGGACTGGCTGCTGACTGAGGTGCTCTCACCCAATATGGTTCGCCAAGGTCTGGTGGACTTTTTGACCGATCGCAACATTCAGGTGATCGATGAGGGGTTTCGAGAGCGCACCAGCGGCACCTACTGGGTGGTGGCTAACTTGTTTGGGGTGCGAAATTCTCTGGTGCGCCTGCGCACCTACTGCCTAGATGAGCGGGAGGAAAGCAACGCTCGGATTGCAGAGCTAATTGCGAGCCTGGGAGTGCGCGATCGCCTGCGAGAGCTGCTGCGGGACCTATCGCTACAGAATCTGCCGGTGTCCACCGTGCGCCAGCTGCGCAAGACGATGCGGGACACGGTGCGCGTGTACCTGCAAGATCGCGGTACGGAAGTTCTGCAAGGACTGGGTTCGTCCCTGGATTGGGATTACATCGCGGCGCTGATTTTGGGTCGCCTCAGCCAGTCAGAAACCGTGACGACATCCCTGGATTTGGTCAGTCGCGAACTCGCGCTCATTTTGGAGCGCTACCTGGAACAAGATCTTGAGTCGATCGTGGCCCAGGCAATTCCGATTTTGAATATTGATCAGGTGATTATTAATCGCGTGAAAGCGACGTCTCCAGAAGACTTGGAGGCGGCTATTCAGGGGATCGTGCGCAGTGAACTGCAGGCGATCGTCAATTTGGGCGGTATTTTGGGGTTTGTGATTGGCTTGCTCCAGGCAACGACCTTGCTGTTGCGCTAGTGAATCTCTTCGTCTTCGTCGAGCAGGTCAGCGTTGCCCTTGGCCCACTCCTGAAGCGCCTGCTGGCGGCTGCGCCGGGAGGACTGGCGATATTTTTTGGGCTCTAGCTTGGGCTCATACTGGATCTGCCCTTCTTCGCGGGACTTGACCTTAAAAGTAGCCTCGCCTTCGCTGGTTCGGTTGAGGGCGTCTTGGCGGGCGATCGCCTCATCGAGCAGCTGCAAATAGTAGGGATAGCGCTCCCAGTCTCCCCGCACAGCGCAGTTTGGCTCGTCTCGGTGCAGGCAGTCGCTGAACTGGCAGCGATCGCGGTGCAGGCGATCGCGAATCTCTGGGAAACACTGCGTTAGGGCTTCTGGCGTGCAGTCAAGCTCGGGCTGATTGAAGCCAGGGGTATCGGCTAGCAGCCCGCCTCCAGGCAGATGAAAAAGCTCGACATGGCGGGTTGTGTGGCGCCCGCGCTGCAGCTTGCCCGAGACATCCCCCACTCGCAGCTCGAGCTCCGGAATCAGCAGATTGATCAAGCTGGACTTGCCAACCCCGGACGGCCCGGAAATGATGGTCGTCTGTCCCTCTAGCTGCCTCAAAATGTCTTGCAGCCCTGCGCCCTGGGCCACGCTGATCATAATCGGCTCATAGCCCCAGTCCGTGAGACGAGCGTGCCACTGGCACTGCTCCTCGGCCGAAACCAGATCGCGCTTGTTAAAGCACATCTGCACGCGCATACCGGTGGACTCGGCCTTGACCAAAAAGCGGCTGAGCTGAAGCGGCTCGACCGGCGGCGCGCTCAGGGCAAACACCAGCAAAATCTGGTCCGCATTGGCGACGGGGGGGCGATTGAGCTCAGTCTGGCGTGGCAGCACTTCGGCGATCGCTCCTCGACCGCCAGCCCAGTCAGGCTCCTCTACCAAAACGCGATCGCCCACCATCACCCGCTGACCGGTTTTCTTCAAACGCGATCGCCGGGTACACAGCAAATCCCGAGTCGGCAGGGGCTCATCTGCTGTTTGATCCGCCAAGCGGACTTGATAGTAGTTTGCCTGAACCGCCAAAACCGTCCCTAGCCAGCCCTTGCTTTGCTCAGTTGGGGCGGTGTCTGCCATTGGGATCTTCACAGAGCGCTCTCAGGACGGCGGATTCTCAGCGCAAAAAAGCTGGAGTGATCCTCGATCTGCTCCACCGCGTAACCTGCCATCGTTAGGCTATCAGGCACCTGCTCCATCGGCTCTCCCGGATCGAGCCAGACTTCCAGCACTGACCCTGGAGTCATCTGCTCAAGGCGTAGCTTGGTGCGCACAAAGTTAATAGGACAGGGCGTACCCCGCAGATCCAGCTGAGCATCTGCTGCAGGAAAATCCACAAAAGCCTGGCTCATCCGCGGAATAGCCCTCCCAAAAAGCCCTCAATACCGCCCTTACCAATGCGATCGCCGCGCAGCTTTGCCAGTTTTTCCAGCAGCTCTCGTTCCTCAGTGCTCACCCTCGTCGGAATCTCGACCTGAACCGTGATCAGGTGATCGCCCCGGCTCACCGAATTTCCCAGCTTGGGAACACCGCGGCTTTCGAGGGTCAGCACCGTCCCCGGCTGCGTCCCCGCCGGAATCAGCAGCTCCTCCGGCCCGTCCACCGTATTGACTTCCAAGCGGCAGCCCAAAATTGCCTGGAGGTAGCTAATCTTGATTTCAGAGAGAATATTAATGCCATCTCGCTGGAACTCGGGATCCTCATTCACAAAGAGATAGACGTAAAGATCCCCTGGAGGACCACCCCGCTGGCCAGCATCGCCTTCCTTCGATACCCGTAAGCGCGTCCCGCTATCAACCCCCGCCGGAATCGTAATCTTCAGCTTTTTCGTCTCCTGCTTGCGACCGTTGCCGCCGCAGACCTCGCATTTTTCCTCCACCACCTGCCCTTCCCCATTACAGGTCGGGCACACCG
This genomic stretch from Geitlerinema sp. PCC 7407 harbors:
- a CDS encoding DUF445 domain-containing protein, coding for MDLSTFLLIVAPPVTGGIIGYFTNDLAIKMLFRPYRPLYIGGRKLPFTPGLIPSNQERLAQRIADTIMGSLLTPAELENLARRLLQTERVEGAISWLLRSALNQIRSDQEQKTAKILSNVLRDLFSESLPRMLRVLARREDFLEVQLNQIFDQVLLDLQLNAAQATQLADWLLTEVLSPNMVRQGLVDFLTDRNIQVIDEGFRERTSGTYWVVANLFGVRNSLVRLRTYCLDEREESNARIAELIASLGVRDRLRELLRDLSLQNLPVSTVRQLRKTMRDTVRVYLQDRGTEVLQGLGSSLDWDYIAALILGRLSQSETVTTSLDLVSRELALILERYLEQDLESIVAQAIPILNIDQVIINRVKATSPEDLEAAIQGIVRSELQAIVNLGGILGFVIGLLQATTLLLR
- the rsgA gene encoding small ribosomal subunit biogenesis GTPase RsgA, producing the protein MADTAPTEQSKGWLGTVLAVQANYYQVRLADQTADEPLPTRDLLCTRRSRLKKTGQRVMVGDRVLVEEPDWAGGRGAIAEVLPRQTELNRPPVANADQILLVFALSAPPVEPLQLSRFLVKAESTGMRVQMCFNKRDLVSAEEQCQWHARLTDWGYEPIMISVAQGAGLQDILRQLEGQTTIISGPSGVGKSSLINLLIPELELRVGDVSGKLQRGRHTTRHVELFHLPGGGLLADTPGFNQPELDCTPEALTQCFPEIRDRLHRDRCQFSDCLHRDEPNCAVRGDWERYPYYLQLLDEAIARQDALNRTSEGEATFKVKSREEGQIQYEPKLEPKKYRQSSRRSRQQALQEWAKGNADLLDEDEEIH
- a CDS encoding sulfurtransferase TusA family protein, which translates into the protein MSQAFVDFPAADAQLDLRGTPCPINFVRTKLRLEQMTPGSVLEVWLDPGEPMEQVPDSLTMAGYAVEQIEDHSSFFALRIRRPESAL
- the dnaJ gene encoding molecular chaperone DnaJ; translated protein: MPRDYYETLGVARDADKEEIKRAYRRLARKYHPDVNKEAGAEDRFKEINRAYEILSEPEMRARYDRFGEAGVGSGAGAAGFQDFGDVSGFADIFESFFSGFAGGAPQGTARRRGPARGDDLRLDLKLDFREAVFGGEREIRVPHLENCGTCNGTGAKSGTRPRTCSTCNGSGQVRRATRTPFGSFTQVSVCPTCNGEGQVVEEKCEVCGGNGRKQETKKLKITIPAGVDSGTRLRVSKEGDAGQRGGPPGDLYVYLFVNEDPEFQRDGINILSEIKISYLQAILGCRLEVNTVDGPEELLIPAGTQPGTVLTLESRGVPKLGNSVSRGDHLITVQVEIPTRVSTEERELLEKLAKLRGDRIGKGGIEGFLGGLFRG